The Impatiens glandulifera chromosome 8, dImpGla2.1, whole genome shotgun sequence genome includes a window with the following:
- the LOC124911506 gene encoding peroxiredoxin Q, chloroplastic encodes MASTLSLSHRSFPSLATLPTLSPEIPAFSVVPKSSLASQFCGLRLSSTTPPSSPSISPSFKTRISAKVNKGQVPPSFTLKDQEGRNVSLSKFKGKPVVVYFYPADETPGCTKQACAFRDSYEKFKKAGAEVVGISGDDSSSHKAFAKKYKLPFTLLSDEGNKIRKDWGVPSDLFGTLPGRQTYVLDKNGVVQLIYNNQFQPEKHIDETLKLIQSL; translated from the exons ATGGCGTCGACTCTCTCGCTCTCGCACCGCTCTTTCCCATCATTGGCCACGCTGCCAACTCTTTCACCTGAAATTCCGGCCTTCTCCGTCGTTCCAAAATCATCCCTCGCTTCTCAATTTTGCGGCCTTAGACTCTCCTCAACAACCCCACCATCATCTCCGTCGATCTCTCCTTCATTCAAGACTCGCATTTCCGCCAAG GTGAACAAAGGTCAGGTACCCCCAAGTTTCACCTTGAAAGACCAGGAGGGAAGGAATGTGTCTCTCTCTAAGTTCAAAGGAAAGCCTGTTGTTGTATACTTCTACCCTGCTGATGAAACTCCGGGTTGCACTAAACAA GCATGTGCCTTTAGAGATTCATATGAGAAATTTAAAAAGGCAGGAGCAGAGGTGGTTGGAATTAGTGGCGATGATTCATCGTCACATAAG GCCTTTGCAAAGAAATACAAACTACCATTCACGTTACTAAGCGATGAAGGAAACAAGATTAGGAAAGATTGGGGAGTTCCATCTGACCTGTTTGGAACTCTTCCAGGACGGCAGACTTACGTTCTTGACAAAAATGGAGTTGTTCAACTCATCTACAACAATCAGTTCCAGCCCGAGAAACACATCGATGAGACCTTGAAACTCATTCAAAGCCTTTGA